Proteins found in one Takifugu flavidus isolate HTHZ2018 chromosome 7, ASM371156v2, whole genome shotgun sequence genomic segment:
- the myoc gene encoding myocilin isoform X1, producing MFLLPLMCICGLLLRGAAQERAAMWRGNDRGGRCLYTFTVPSPVEASCPQTAGPEVEGLKARLGVLEAMVSQLVGGGERNPQRAGATSQPELQEALKRAVGERNLLQGEKRRLEQEMERVQRLMEEMRRETERLKDRQCPPQTPAVPPAPSLQGSGLLRPAGGFMSHLMTRPNRQGDSSSLIDSPWQHGSPGFQELKAEVTEVPAPDSSPDATGCGELVSVGEPVVHRKADNIEGKYGVWMQDPEAVAPYAPGMIWRIDAIGADVRKLFGYEGMDQLSRGFPSKVLLLPEQVESTGATVYQGSLYYQKRRSRTIIRYDLASESVAARRDLPHAGFHGQFPYSWGGYTDIDLAVDEQGLWAVYSTNKAKGAIVISQLDPQSLEVKKSWETNIRKNSVANSFIICGRLYTVASYTATDTIINYVYDTEAGQGKVVSIPFKNKYRYNSMIDYNLAQRKLFAWDNYHMVSYDIRLGRKKAN from the exons ATGTTTCTGCTCCCCCTGATGTGCATCTGCGGCCTCCTGCTGCGAGGAGCCGCGCAGGAGCGAGCGGCGATGTGGAGGGGAAACGACAGAGGTGGACGCTGCCTTTACACCTTCACTGTGCCCAGCCCTGTAGAGGCCAGCTGCCCGCAGACCGCGGGCCCCGAGGTGGAGGGGCTGAAGGCCAGGCTCGGCGTTCTGGAGGCCATGGTGTCCCAGCTGGTCGGTGGGGGCGAGAGGAACCCCCAGAGAGCCGGGGCCACATCTCAGCCTGAGCTCCAGGAGGCTCTGAAGCGGGCGGTGGGGGAGAGGAACCTTCTGCAGGGGGAGAAGAGGCGGCTGGAGCAAGAAATGGAGAGAGTCCAGCgcctgatggaggagatgaggagggagacggagaggctGAAGGACAGACAGTGTCCTCCACAGACCCCCGCGGTGCCACCGGCCCCCTCTCTGCAGGGCAGCGGTCTGTTGAGACCTGCTGGGG gtttCATGTCTCATCTGATGACCAGGCCcaacaggcagggagacagcagcagtttgataG ACTCGCCGTGGCAGCACGGATCTCCGGGCTTCCAGGAGCTGAAGGCGGAGGTGACGGAGGTTCCTGCCCCTGACAGCTCTCCAGACGCCACAG GCTGTGGGGAGCTGGTTTCAGTGGGTGAGCCGGTCGTGCACCGGAAGGCCGACAATATAGAAGGCAAATATGGCGTTTGGATGCAGGACCCTGAGGCCGTGGCCCCGTACGCCCCTGGCATGATCTGGAGGATCGACGCCATCGGCGCCGATGTGAGGAAGCTGTTTGGGTACGAAGGCATGGACCAGCTCTCCAGAGGTTTTCCATCCAAG GTGCTGCTGTTGCCCGAGCAGGTGGAGAGCACCGGCGCCACCGTGTACCAAGGATCTCTCTACTACCAAAAACGCCGGAGCCGTACCATCATCCGCTACGACCTGGCCTCTGAAAGCGTGGCGGCCCGCCGTGACCTACCCCACGCTGGCTTCCACGGCCAGTTCCCCTACTCCTGGGGGGGCTACACCGACATCGACCTGGCCGTGGACGAGCAGGGCCTGTGGGCCGTGTACTCCACCAACAAGGCCAAAGGAGCCATCGTGATCTCCCAGCTGGACCCTCAGAGTCTGGAAGTGAAGAAGAGCTGGGAGACCAATATCAGGAAGAACTCGGTGGCCAACTCCTTCATCATCTGCGGCCGCCTCTACACGGTGGCCAGCTACACGGCGACCGACACCATCATCAACTACGTCTATGACACCGAAGCTGGCCAGGGGAAGGTGGTGAGCATCCCCTTCAAGAACAAATACCGCTACAACAGCATGATCGACTACAACCTGGCCCAGAGGAAGCTGTTCGCCTGGGACAATTACCACATGGTGTCCTACGACATCAGGCTGGGGCGCAAGAAGGCCAACTAA
- the myoc gene encoding myocilin isoform X2 produces the protein MFLLPLMCICGLLLRGAAQERAAMWRGNDRGGRCLYTFTVPSPVEASCPQTAGPEVEGLKARLGVLEAMVSQLVGGGERNPQRAGATSQPELQEALKRAVGERNLLQGEKRRLEQEMERVQRLMEEMRRETERLKDRQCPPQTPAVPPAPSLQGSGLLRPAGDSPWQHGSPGFQELKAEVTEVPAPDSSPDATGCGELVSVGEPVVHRKADNIEGKYGVWMQDPEAVAPYAPGMIWRIDAIGADVRKLFGYEGMDQLSRGFPSKVLLLPEQVESTGATVYQGSLYYQKRRSRTIIRYDLASESVAARRDLPHAGFHGQFPYSWGGYTDIDLAVDEQGLWAVYSTNKAKGAIVISQLDPQSLEVKKSWETNIRKNSVANSFIICGRLYTVASYTATDTIINYVYDTEAGQGKVVSIPFKNKYRYNSMIDYNLAQRKLFAWDNYHMVSYDIRLGRKKAN, from the exons ATGTTTCTGCTCCCCCTGATGTGCATCTGCGGCCTCCTGCTGCGAGGAGCCGCGCAGGAGCGAGCGGCGATGTGGAGGGGAAACGACAGAGGTGGACGCTGCCTTTACACCTTCACTGTGCCCAGCCCTGTAGAGGCCAGCTGCCCGCAGACCGCGGGCCCCGAGGTGGAGGGGCTGAAGGCCAGGCTCGGCGTTCTGGAGGCCATGGTGTCCCAGCTGGTCGGTGGGGGCGAGAGGAACCCCCAGAGAGCCGGGGCCACATCTCAGCCTGAGCTCCAGGAGGCTCTGAAGCGGGCGGTGGGGGAGAGGAACCTTCTGCAGGGGGAGAAGAGGCGGCTGGAGCAAGAAATGGAGAGAGTCCAGCgcctgatggaggagatgaggagggagacggagaggctGAAGGACAGACAGTGTCCTCCACAGACCCCCGCGGTGCCACCGGCCCCCTCTCTGCAGGGCAGCGGTCTGTTGAGACCTGCTGGGG ACTCGCCGTGGCAGCACGGATCTCCGGGCTTCCAGGAGCTGAAGGCGGAGGTGACGGAGGTTCCTGCCCCTGACAGCTCTCCAGACGCCACAG GCTGTGGGGAGCTGGTTTCAGTGGGTGAGCCGGTCGTGCACCGGAAGGCCGACAATATAGAAGGCAAATATGGCGTTTGGATGCAGGACCCTGAGGCCGTGGCCCCGTACGCCCCTGGCATGATCTGGAGGATCGACGCCATCGGCGCCGATGTGAGGAAGCTGTTTGGGTACGAAGGCATGGACCAGCTCTCCAGAGGTTTTCCATCCAAG GTGCTGCTGTTGCCCGAGCAGGTGGAGAGCACCGGCGCCACCGTGTACCAAGGATCTCTCTACTACCAAAAACGCCGGAGCCGTACCATCATCCGCTACGACCTGGCCTCTGAAAGCGTGGCGGCCCGCCGTGACCTACCCCACGCTGGCTTCCACGGCCAGTTCCCCTACTCCTGGGGGGGCTACACCGACATCGACCTGGCCGTGGACGAGCAGGGCCTGTGGGCCGTGTACTCCACCAACAAGGCCAAAGGAGCCATCGTGATCTCCCAGCTGGACCCTCAGAGTCTGGAAGTGAAGAAGAGCTGGGAGACCAATATCAGGAAGAACTCGGTGGCCAACTCCTTCATCATCTGCGGCCGCCTCTACACGGTGGCCAGCTACACGGCGACCGACACCATCATCAACTACGTCTATGACACCGAAGCTGGCCAGGGGAAGGTGGTGAGCATCCCCTTCAAGAACAAATACCGCTACAACAGCATGATCGACTACAACCTGGCCCAGAGGAAGCTGTTCGCCTGGGACAATTACCACATGGTGTCCTACGACATCAGGCTGGGGCGCAAGAAGGCCAACTAA